A genomic region of Arachis hypogaea cultivar Tifrunner chromosome 5, arahy.Tifrunner.gnm2.J5K5, whole genome shotgun sequence contains the following coding sequences:
- the LOC112801591 gene encoding protein SPIRAL1-like 1 has translation MGRGVSSGGGQSSLGYLFGSGEGEALKPAPKNSQPEAQTVNDVPPPKPAPPKITIDPNKPAGINSNSIDGQNTGNFITDRPSTKVHAAPGGGSSLGYLFGGPGDAK, from the exons ATGGGTCGTGGAGTTAGCAGTGGCGGCGGGCAAAGTTCATTAGGTTATCTTTTTGGTAGCGGAGAGGGAGAGGCCCTGAAACCAGCACCAAAAAATAGCCAACCTGAAGCACAGACCGTAAATGATGTGCCTCCTCCTAAGCCAGCACCTCCTAAAATAACAATAGACCCAAACAAGCCTGCTGGTATCAATAGCAATTCTATAGATGGCCAGAATACGGGCAACTTCATCACG GACCGACCTTCGACCAAGGTCCATGCTGCCCCTGGCGGGGGCTCCTCTCTGGGTTACCTCTTTGGTGGACCAGGTGATGCAAAATGA